In one Pseudomonas sp. SG20056 genomic region, the following are encoded:
- the rdgB gene encoding RdgB/HAM1 family non-canonical purine NTP pyrophosphatase, protein MMHFNELVLASHNAGKLKELQAMLGSSVRVRSVGEFSMVEPEETGLSFIENAILKARNAARLSGLPALADDSGLAVDFLGGAPGIYSARYADGQGDAANNAKLLDALKDVPDAERGAQFVCCLALVRHADDPLPIICEGLWHGRILHAAQGVEGFGYDPLFWVPERECSSAELPAAEKNQISHRARAMALLKQRLGLA, encoded by the coding sequence ATGATGCACTTCAACGAACTGGTGCTGGCCAGCCATAACGCCGGCAAACTCAAAGAGCTGCAAGCCATGCTCGGCAGCAGCGTACGCGTGCGTTCGGTCGGCGAGTTCTCGATGGTCGAGCCGGAAGAAACCGGCCTGTCGTTTATCGAGAACGCCATTCTCAAAGCGCGCAACGCTGCACGCCTGTCCGGCCTGCCGGCGCTGGCCGATGACTCCGGCCTGGCGGTGGATTTTCTCGGTGGCGCACCGGGCATCTACTCGGCGCGCTACGCCGATGGTCAGGGTGACGCGGCGAATAATGCCAAGCTGCTCGACGCCCTGAAAGATGTACCGGATGCCGAGCGCGGCGCGCAGTTCGTCTGCTGCCTGGCGCTGGTGCGGCATGCCGATGATCCGCTGCCGATCATCTGCGAAGGTCTCTGGCACGGACGCATCCTGCACGCTGCACAAGGCGTCGAAGGCTTCGGCTATGACCCGCTGTTCTGGGTGCCCGAGCGCGAGTGCTCCAGCGCCGAGCTGCCGGCTGCCGAGAAAAACCAGATCAGCCACCGCGCCCGCGCCATGGCCCTGCTGAAACAGCGGCTGGGTCTGGCATGA
- a CDS encoding DUF4426 domain-containing protein: protein MRRIAFLLIALCLSLPALAERKQTFGDLDVHYIAFNSSFLQPDIAAANSLVRSKTQGVVNISVLKAGKASSASVSGEVKDLVGRSQPLTFKQVNEGEAIYYLAQFTFSQREMLRFTINVRAADGVAHSFDFNQEFFPDE, encoded by the coding sequence ATGCGTCGCATCGCATTTCTATTGATCGCCCTGTGCCTGAGCCTGCCAGCGCTGGCTGAACGCAAACAAACGTTCGGCGACCTCGACGTGCACTACATCGCCTTCAATTCCAGCTTTCTGCAGCCGGACATCGCCGCCGCCAACAGCCTGGTACGCAGCAAGACCCAGGGCGTGGTGAATATTTCCGTGCTCAAGGCCGGCAAGGCCAGCAGCGCCAGCGTCAGTGGCGAAGTGAAGGACCTGGTCGGGCGCAGTCAGCCGCTGACCTTCAAACAGGTCAACGAAGGTGAGGCTATTTATTACCTGGCGCAATTCACCTTCAGCCAGCGTGAAATGCTGCGTTTCACCATCAACGTGCGCGCGGCCGATGGCGTGGCGCACAGCTTCGACTTCAACCAGGAATTCTTCCCAGACGAATGA
- the metW gene encoding methionine biosynthesis protein MetW: protein MRADLEIIQEWIPAGSRVLDLGCGNGELLAWLAEHKQVSGYGLEIDADNIAQCVSKGVNVIEQNLDQGLGNFASNSFDVVVMTQSLQALHYPDKVLAEMLRVGKTCIITFPNFGHWHCRWYLTTKGRMPVSDFLPYTWFNTPNIHFCTFEDFEKLCHDQGAKVMDRLAVDRDHRHGWASRIWPNLLGEIGIYRISGPTAQDAQ from the coding sequence ATGCGCGCGGACCTCGAAATCATCCAAGAGTGGATTCCCGCAGGCAGCCGTGTGCTCGACCTGGGCTGCGGCAATGGCGAGTTGCTCGCCTGGCTGGCCGAACACAAGCAGGTCTCCGGTTACGGCCTGGAAATCGATGCGGACAACATCGCCCAGTGCGTGAGCAAGGGCGTCAACGTCATCGAGCAGAACCTCGACCAGGGCCTGGGCAACTTTGCCAGCAACAGCTTCGACGTGGTGGTCATGACCCAGTCGCTGCAAGCCCTGCATTACCCGGACAAGGTGCTGGCGGAGATGCTGCGCGTCGGCAAGACCTGCATCATCACCTTCCCCAACTTCGGCCACTGGCACTGCCGCTGGTACCTCACCACCAAAGGCCGCATGCCGGTGTCGGATTTTCTCCCGTACACCTGGTTCAACACGCCGAACATCCACTTCTGCACCTTCGAAGACTTCGAAAAGCTGTGCCACGACCAAGGCGCGAAAGTCATGGATCGCCTGGCCGTAGACCGCGACCACCGGCACGGCTGGGCCAGCCGCATCTGGCCTAATCTGTTAGGTGAAATCGGCATTTACCGGATCAGCGGGCCTACCGCCCAGGATGCCCAATAA